In Engraulis encrasicolus isolate BLACKSEA-1 unplaced genomic scaffold, IST_EnEncr_1.0 scaffold_71_np1212, whole genome shotgun sequence, the genomic window GAAGAAAAGTTATTTAAATTACTTTGAACATAGTATGGCTGTCAAGccaaaagggcttgatttgagtatttcagaaaatactgatctactgggatattcacacacgaccatctctagggtttacaaaggaaaccacatttggtgccaatcctgtcagccaagaacaggaaaatgaggcaacaatttacacaggctcaccacaaacgacactagaagatcggaaaaatgttgcctggtctgatgagtcttgatatctactgcaacactcaggtggaatggtcagaatttggcatcaacaacatgaaaacatgggtcaactcaGCCttgcatcaacatttcaggctgggcaTATAATGGCATAAAGATATTTTATTAGAACAATTTGGGCCTATTAGTACCAATATATCTTTGttgcaatgccacagcctacccgagcaTTGTTGCAGgtgcagttcaggcagttctgaagtcaaaagggggtccaacccagcactaaagaggtgttcctaatgaagtggtcgGTGAGTGAATATTGTGGTGCTGTGGCTATGATGTTTCTgccctcactccctccatcctctctctcgtAATCGTTCTCTTCATGAATGATACTGAGATGTGTATTTGTATGATGGAGATGTGTATTTGTATGATACACATCTCCAGTATACTCTATCTGCATATGGTGTCTTTTGTGCTGTGGTGGGATCACGGGGCCCATAGCctaactgtatgcatgcatgttgtgtATTTGCATGAACAGTAAACCCATCTGCATATCTACGTACAGTAGATATCCTTCTTGTGCGGTAATGGTGATATATCTTGCCCCTGCTCCGCCACTGCCCTTCCCTTCCTAATGACTGCGCGGCCTCATAAATCCAGAGGCTCCCTGAGCAGACTGTTCTCTTGAATTGGCGTACGTATAACACGCATATCGATGTTCCACTAAGGCGTGTTGCTACAACGCATTTTCTCCTTATCTCGTGTTATACCAACGCCGACATTTCGAGTTAAGATGCAGTCCCAAACTATGGGCAATAACCCCAAATGTATATCATTGGTTAAGACACGTACGCCGATGCTTATTGGCTATTCGCCCGGATATGGTGTACATTTAAAGACAACATGGCGGGTGAGTACGACGTAAATGTGCTGTCATCCGAATTGCAATGTATTTATCGTACGTTTatcatattattatttatatttaggTGTACGATCGTGAGCATTGAAGTATAGCGGCTTATTCTTACCTATCTAGTTTGTCTTCTAAACaatggcttgtgaactttgatagCTTCTTGTACAAAAAATCTCGTGAGAATCTGCATTGCTAAAATTTGTAGCTACACGACACTAACCTGTCTAAATGTTATCTAATTATTGAACTCTATGCCTGCCTAGTATAACTAAACGTGTGAAATGAAGATAAATTACATATACAATTGCATAGCGTAATATAGAACACCAAATAATAGCACGGAATTGTATTTGTCTGAGTCACGAAAGAGACCAGGCATGTATTTGAGTTTAGGTGGCTATTGGCAAATGCTATTGGGAAATGTAGCCCAGGTATACGAATTCATGAGGCGCATTTTCATATTATTTTATTTGATAGTCTGCATCACCTTACTTAAGCGCCCCCCCATCTCCAGTTAttatcagggtacctcagtcatggaggaggatgggggagagcactggttggttactcccctcaccaacatggtgggtcgggagtcgaaccagcaacctttgggcaacaagtctgctaccctaaccgcttacccatgactgcccatagtatGATTACTTGTCGTGGTACGCAATGACCTGGTTCCAGAACGTGCTTACGTTGACAGGTGTCCCACTGCCTCCTCTCTGGGTACACTGTGACATGAGTGACCCCCCTGGGTACTCTATGGCTTGGTGCAGAGCCCATCTCCACTGTCAACAAAGTCACTGCTATCAAGCTTTACACTGTTCACAGCAAAGGTAGGCTACTTAATTAGCTTCTCTGACTAGTCGTGTACATTTGACCATAATCatactatgggcagtcatgggtaagcggttaggatagcagacttgtagcccaaaggttgctggttcgactcccgacccaccatgttggtgaggggagtaaccaaccagtgctctcccccatcctcctccatgactgaggtaccctgataatggtaccgtcctgccgcactgctccctaggggcgccattgagggctacccccttgcacgggtgaggcataaatgcaattttgttgtgtgcagtgctgtgtcacaatgacaatgggagttggagtttcccaatggactttcataATCTGCATCTCATTACTGGATTTTCATTGAAGTTTGTCATTCATCCAGGTGATTTTAGGCAAAAGATTGTAATTGTATGTCACTGAAGTTTCAATTACTGGtggactttatttatttatttgtcttttttgttttgtttttttactttatttatgaccgGACAGTGAAggtgatgacaggaagcgagtggggagagagactgggaaggggcggcaaaggaccctggccgggaatcgaaacCCGGGTCATCCGCATGGTAAGTGACAAGTGCAAgtgacaagtgccctaccgtttggccattgCAGGGCCTGCTCTGAAGTATTTATTTCCGTGTCTGAGAAATGAAGGCACACATTTTGTCACTTCTGTCTTGAATGTTAGGGAAGCATAACAAAGACTTAACACCAATGGCAAATGGCACACACTGTTAGACCAGAGTCCAGAGAccatatttaacccattttaggatgatgctgcgtatacgttgTTTGAGCTTTGGTGCCTAGAGCGACATATACAAATTATTCAGGCTCTTGGGATTTGagctttttttaaattaaaaatgtggatatgttagagctgacaatgcacacattctaatgcaagatgaggaccCTAGCTTTTAAATAGCTGAGATCTTTaggtcgtagcctcttactgcagcaggtgtGGGGCTGAGGCATTCAGCggatgttttttgcaggtgctttagactGAAATGcattaagagagagagactttgattaGACTCAGAGTTAACAACCCTTAGCTTATCCAGAACAAACTTACAATTATTATTTCAGGCACATTGAGCAAGTGGGGTGAGAAGCCTTACTCAAGAGAATCTCAGATTTTCTGACGATCACAACCCCTTTGTATATCTAGGTCAATGACAAATTTGTAGTAGTAGCAGACATAAGGGTAATGCAACTACAGCTATTGCCACCTTTATGAATtaaatgatttttgtttttactgTATTATCTAAGAAGTGCATGCATTACCTGTACATTAATTGCCAATTACTAATTAGTTTATGAGCATTAGCTATGGTAAGCAAATAAAAATGTCATAGACCCATCTGCATCATACCCAAGTCTGAGTAGGATAGGTTTGCAGCAGAATAAGGGCAGGAGCAACTGAAGACAAGTCATCCTTCAGAAGCTTGGATAAACTGATGAAGAcaaaggggcagtcatgggtgagcggttagggcgtcagacttgcatcccagaggttgccggttcgactcccgacccgccaggttggtggggggagtaatcaaccagtgctctccgaccatcctcctccatgactgaggtaccctgagcatggtaccgtcccaccgcactgctccccatggggcgccactgatggctgcccccttgcacgggtgaggcataaatgcaatttcgttgtgtgcagtgttcacttgtgtgctgtggagtgctgtgtcacaatgacaatgggagttggagtttcccaatgggctttctttcgctTTCAAGATGCACCAGAAGAGACGCCACGCATCTGTAGCAAGATATTAGTTAGCCCTTatcactttctttttaaaaatattttgggggggcttttgcctttattttgataggacagtgtagtaatgacaggaagcgagttgggagagagatggagaagggtcggcaaaggaactcgaacccgggtcagccgcatagtagacaaccactaagccacggtagggccccctTGTCACTTTCTGTTTGTGTCAAACTGTATAGCCGTCCCACAAAACATATTATTAATCTAGAGCATTTGTGCAGAGTCAGCATAACACAAGTTGCAATGTGCTGACTCTTGTCTTACTGAAATCTCTTTCACCATTACTTTCCCACTTTTGTTTGCGGTTGCTATTTAGCcattttatgtgtttttgtgttgttgttttgtgcagGTGGAGACCAAGCGCTATGCGCAGTAACCTGTTCCATGCAGGTGGAGAACACCATCGAGTCGCAGCACAGCATTGCCGATGTCTTTAGGCGGagcaacatggagaagatcctgcaGATGCCACCACAGTCCTCTGAAGCTGCACTGGTGAGCAACTGGGCAGGCAGAGTATACTTGTTTATATTCATAATAAAAACAAACCTTGATGGCTTAATTCatttcaataaagttactctactatgaTGCTGATGTAAGTGTAATATTAATAATGGATGTTATTTACATGCTTCTTTCAAAGCAAAAGAAGATTGAAGAAGATGCTCATCCTGAGTTcagaaggtttaaaaaaaaaactgccacaaaatgtATCCAATCAGCCCTTAAGCAGCTGATAAGAGTGAGTAGTCAAGACGAGTGGATCAGCTCCTCAGAGAATTTAGCAGAAAACATAGCAGATTTGTGATGTCCATTTCGAGCTGCATGTGTTTCTCTGTCTATGTACAAAGTCATGCAGCATGTTTCAATTTGGTATTTTTCGTTCTCCCCACAGAACTGGAGAACATAGCTAAAAACGGCCATGGCCCAGTGGGGAAAGTGGCAGAGGTAAGTTAGTTGCCCTTAGAAAGTTTAGCTGCTATGGTGCCTCTAGTGTGAGACAAGTCAAGCACACATGCTgtggcacatacagtatgctttgACACAAGCCAGCAAGCTAATGCAGCAAGCAATGCTTCTGTTGTTGGTCTTGCAGCAGGCCCTTTAGGAGAAGACAGGCACTCCCACCCAAAAGAAGAGCATTAACATCTACAGCACTGTGGGCCTGGACTGGGGGATCTGGACTTCACCCACAAACTCTGGGTAAACATGCGAACAGTAAGTCTgcttttaaaattttaaaaagtttGTTAACGACACCAGACAATAATGACGATGGCcaaggagatttttttttattgccaTGTATCCGTTTGTCTTGAGTTTTCTCATCTGAAATTTTGTATGTATTGTCACTGCATAGAGGCATTTTTCCCTCAAGAAAACTAAGGTGGGGGAGGGTTTAAACGGTGTTGTGATCAGGTGTTCTCTTGGTGCATTCAGGTCCGACTGAGAGCCGTGTCAGTGCCCGTTCcggcacctaatcgcgaaccagccatcgtgttcacgccacagatcttgGCGTTTGTGAACCGGAAAGCTGGTTCACAATGCGAActacaaaatacttgttttttctccacgACAAccggttcatctgggtaacagtCAGGTGCAGAAAAATTTCAgtgcccggtatgaacatgggcggttcacagataagcactttagtgcagaacgtaactccttgtttgtgttcatagtacggcccttggaggaatgaaaacctcgaatgaaaaaggtttcccactccTGAAGTAAGGGAACTAAGCTTTCCCCTCTGTCCTCTTGCCTCCAGGTGCACAGGAACATCAGCAACTCTGGGCCTGCTCATCCTGCAGTCGTATAAGCAGGAGATAGAGGAGGCGAGCCTTTTGAGCCTTGTCCCCGTACACATGGTGCTGCAGATGGGCCTGGACAAGATGAGGAAAAACTACATCAACTACCTCATCGGTCAGCACTGCCCCACACAGGGCCATGCCACATGactcatgcatgtgtttgtgtgtctgtctctctgacttcCTGACTATCTGCTGTCTGGACAAGTATTTTTTTAATCAAACATCAACATATATTGAAAGCCTTTCTATTTTGGTGTCTTTCGTTTGGTATCCATAACCTTTATGTTGTTACAGGAAAGGAGTTGACCACTCTTAATTATTTGCTGGTGAGATTTATGTTTCACATTTTTcagtacatgggttcaccgtgtttatcaacacggtatTGTGAGGACGGGCAagtcactggcagccaaccatgtgagctaattttttggccgacagcggtttccaacaataagaggttgagttgtgcgcagctagtttcgtgcagtcaggggaaaacaaaaatttagaacccatgtatagcaactAGGGCTGTAAAGATACACTCAACTTGTGATTTGGTTTGTttcacgatttatgacctacggtacgatacaccccacgatttcacattgtaaaataaaattataataaaaatacaattatgaataaaaactatgatagtatattggtagaataggttacaagaggctagtaATAAGTTTAaatataacaatgatgatgatttcAACCTTGGAAGCGCTATCACTTCatttcatgtggttgttttttggactgatTGGTAACATAACTTTGAAAGGCAGTATCACGATACTGgttccttgtatcacgatacagtatagtGACTGTGTATTGAGATAATAGCAACACTAAGTTGGTACCATAGATTTAGATCAGACATGAGCCGTAGTGATTGAAGAgacgggccacatgtggcccctgggcacCCAGTTGCCTTCTCCTGATTTTAGATTTAGCAACTTGAACACAGGGGGCTGCTCTGAGGTATCTGAAGTAGTTTGTGAAGACTTGCCTGATTGAGACAATTGCTTCCAAATCAACCGAATCCACTTCTCTCCCTTTTGAGTTACTAGTTTTGAAAGTTACCATACTTATTTGCTGCTTAATGTTCATTCAATGCAACACAAATATACTTAGCGTTTGTATTTTTGTGTCCATTTTACATACAGCACCGCCAGTTAGTAttagtgttgcaccaataccattttttggccccgatacgataccCGACTGtacagtatcggccgataccgatactactttgtttgaaatgtgtatatgtatatatatatatatatatgagaagAGCTGTATTGgttactacttggatgtaacatcattgctatcatggctatgatcattgctatcatggctatcatgctgcctacctttgtgtaaCAGGAAAACAGGAAAAATACAAATAATGTACAAAGTGAAGAAactattggcacccctcctttaCAGGTTGATTGCACACAATTAGACAGCAGTTTAGAagtgtgttctttcattttacaaccaatccactgtgcttgtggatgtgtgctttgggtttttgtcttgctggagtacACATGATCCTCACCTCAAACCtagtgttcttgcacatggttacacTTTTGCCgataaatgatgatacctgtgatgcggtcaaagcctccaacgcctgatgcaacaatggggtgacataatattatagatcgaacaccatgcttgatttttggttgggtgtccttttccttaaaggtacactgtgtaagatttttagctgttaatttccaggattcatgctaaCGTGTGTAACATGTGGTGCTAATACTAACTGGTGGCGCTGTTTATATTTTCTGAGTCGGCTCCTATAacggtcctcctctcctctcccccagagTTACTACCTGAACATAGAGATGGACCTCCAAGAGCCGGTGACACGCATAAAGAAACTGCACCACCACTGGAGATCGCTGTGATCTGCAGCACCTTCCCCCACCTGCACCACGAGGGCCTCCTCCCATTCACacagtgagtgcgttacaatatgcaaccttgcttcctccacttgtgcttgtttcctcgtaccagggagtaatatgtcacgatgacatcactgacaacagcattgtatttcaatatcttgcaaaagctcaattgtaaagtctttttctcatttgcaattgggatggtgaatgaaaaacagtccctcaaaagttgttgtggctaggctgactgctgggaaactttatcgttttctccacagaggaggggccaggagtctTTCAGATGGAAATAAGACCTGTCATGATCAGCAGCTTCTACCAAAAGTAAGTTTACCTAATTTTCATCATTCTCAGTCATGACTGACTCATGGCTCATATAATAGTCTCACAAACGTATGTTTTAAAATGTCCTTATGTTCAGAAGAGTTCAGGTTCAATACCCATGTGTTTTAGATGGTGTTCAGGTGTTGGCTACAGTACTGAGCAGTGTACCGCAGTCCGTGACGCCACACAAAGAGAGAATGGTTCCGGCCGACAGGGCCTGTACAGACATTGGGTTCCATGTGCGATGGTTCCAGACATGCACTATTATGGCTGTCCATTTATGTAAATTGTTAAATCTCAAAGTCAAAGTAGCTAAATTGCAATCATGACCTGGATGACTGAGACTGTTCACAGATAGAAACCTTCAGCGTCATAATATACTGCACACGTTCATATTTTTCTTGCAGTTGTAGTTGTGGTAACATTTCATTATTAAagcctttattgtgtgtgtgtgtgtgtgtgtgtgtgtggtcaggtgtgGACGTCCCTCCACCTCAGCAGCCAGCCTGCCTCTGGTGAATCATGTGACCTTACACATCAGGTGAGCCCACAGCTTCATCCACATACCATCGGGGCTATAAAAGCTTGTGTCAGGGTTTTCTACCAGCGTTGAGTTATATTGGCTGCCTTGAAAAGAAACACTTCCCACTTGGCCTAGGCACCCTAAGAAGATTAAcattttgtattgcaaatgtaatttctgttTGAGTTCACTTTTAACAAAACTGTTATGCTGTTTATTTTAGGGGGCTGTTAATAACCTGTTTGTTTTCCGATCATATTTCATATAACATATATATTTCCGATCATATTTCATATAACATAGCCTTTCCAATGACCGTGACATGTCCTTGATGTCAGCTCAGTTGTTATATTGTACATTTCCATATACAACCAGTCAGCACAGTTCAGATTTTAGGTCAgggaagtcatggaaaagtcaaagAATTTATCATCAACTtaggagtgggaaccctgaatgtgAGCTTTGTATTATCCTCCACAGGTCAACTGTGACATTGTGGTTAGGgatttggtctttcaatctgggggttataCGGGTacgtttgaatcccacctgacctctacctacaccttaatccatgactgaagtgggaTAGGTGGACAGTGGGATATTAAATGATACACTATATAATTTCTGTGTAAGTATAAATCATACTACACCTAATATAATGATAATTACACGACtatacattcatttacatttttggtgctgttttcacgcaactcttatggtgtaagtaacacagccatccgttgggtggaagatccaggtgcaaatcctggcaagagtgtcatacaatgcagcacaaaaaatgtatatatttatttatatagttttTACAGTTGAAAACTTGAGTAGAAGGATGTATAAGCTCTTATATTAGTCTgtatgtaaacagaaaataaattctctcttttcctctcttttccccttttcccccaccgaggcagtccattatgccccatctttggccgagtggttagagagttggtctttcaatctaggttgccggttcgaataccccctgacctcatcctacatctccatcc contains:
- the LOC134444767 gene encoding protein zwilch homolog; this encodes MRTTKYLFFLHDNRFIWVTVRCTGTSATLGLLILQSYKQEIEEASLLSLVPVHMVLQMGLDKMRKNYINYLIELLPEHRDGPPRAGDTHKETAPPLEIAVICSTFPHLHHEGLLPFTQ